In Melopsittacus undulatus isolate bMelUnd1 chromosome 6, bMelUnd1.mat.Z, whole genome shotgun sequence, the following proteins share a genomic window:
- the GCNA gene encoding germ cell nuclear acidic protein isoform X2: MRHGMGLHRSRDACRPAGRGEGRGERPAAATSPNGQCGAGPRFGGGASSSCDGGSCCGLASGGSSAGTESHALYVSSSSDDEFEMFLARMKTPKSVSKKAYVSLKDSIDDLDDFCLDLKVRKSPTKHGQKVLQTTKKCTPSGKKNSCCQELQYPEASSDTDDSVFVESDYQKQGVKDLKESQKGIKLPPPQNLRESISRGSPDLQPRRRERRCEKSTENKVPSVALQQSTKIESDSSDGEFESLIERIRKGSIPQKPILSTNKTVHQPSTRENNESPSEDGQTLKGKGVKTPRPRAISLQETPSRIMTSASIPRNKLVSSSQSAKKEGRLRVCSVPGCFLQDLSNPGSHYVTYFKKNKEELAWKLYCLYNSTIFDQKLPDKMEIIWNKKMRKTAGYCVTGQTEGPEAKRYARIELSEKVCDSADRLRDTLVHEACHAATWLINGVRDGHGRLWRYYANKSAVIHPELPVVARCHSYEINYKFIYECVLCKATIGRHSKSLDTERFVCAFCGGKLVLNRPTRKGGTPARTRLTPFAKHVEENYGLTKREQPGLSPAEVMQELSADFALKTRLQDSL, translated from the exons ATGCGGCACGGGATGGGGCTGCACCGCAGCAGAGACGCCTGCAGGCCTGCTGGGCGCGGTGAGGGCCGCGGGGAGCGCCCAGCCGCTGCCACATCCCCAAACGGTCAGTGCGGGGCCGGGCCCCGCTTTGGCGGCGGCGCCTCCAGCTCCTGCGATGGCGGCTCCTGCTGTGGGTTGGCTTCGGGCGGCAGCAGCGCGGGGACAGAGAG CCATGCCCTGTACGTCTCTTCCAGCAGTGATGATGAATTTGAAATGT ttttagctAGAATGAAAACTCCAAAATCTGTTTCAAAAAAGGCATATGTGAG tttgaaGGACTCAATTGATGATTTGGATGATTTCTGCTTGGACTTGAAAGTGAGAAAAAGCCCAACAAAGCATG GACAGAAGGTTCTTCAGACCACAAAGAAGTGTACgccttctggaaagaaaaacagttgcTGTCAAGAACTGCAGTATCCAGAGGCTTCAAGTGACACTGATGATTCTGTCTTTGTAGAATCTGACTACCAAAAACAGGGAGTAAAAGATCTGAAAGAGAGTCAGAAGGGCATAAAACTCCCACCTCCACAAAATCTGAGAGAGTCAATCTCCAGAGGCAGTCCAGACTTGCAACccagaaggagagaaaggaggtgtgaaaaaagtacagaaaataaagtgCCATCTGTGGCATTACAACAAAGTACAAAGATAGAATCAGATAGCTCGGATGGTGAATTTGAATCATTAATAGAACGGATAAGGAAAGGAAGTATACCTCAAAAACCTATCTTAAGCACAAATAAAACTGTCCACCAACCAAGCACAAGAG AAAATAATGAGTCACCATCTGAAGATGGCCAGACTTTGAAAGGGAAGGGAGTCAAGACACCAAGGCCAAGGGCCATTTCACTTCAAGAAACACCTTCCAGGATAATGACTTCTGCAAGTATTCCTAGGAACAAATTGGTCAGTTCCTCACAGTCAGCAAAGAAAGAGGGAAG GCTCAGGGTGTGCTCAGTGCCTGGCTGTTTCTTGCAAGATCTCTCAAATCCAGGTTCCCATTATGTGacatatttcaagaaaaataaagaggagcTGGCATGGAAACTCTACTGTCTGTATAATAGCACCATCTTTGACCAGAAG ttaccagacaaaatggaaataatctggaataagaaaatgagaaaaacagcagGATATTGTGTAACTGGGCAGACAGAAGGTCCTGAAGCAAAGCGTTACGCTCGCATAGAACTTTCTGAGAAGGTCTGTGACTCTGCAG ATCGTCTTCGAGACACGCTAGTTCATGAAGCTTGCCATGCAGCCACCTGGCTGATCAATGGTGTTCGTGATGGACATGGACGATTATGGAGATACTATGCCAATAAATCAGCTGTGATTCATCCAGAACTGCCAGTAGTAGCACGTTGCCACAGCTATGAGATTAATTACAAATTCATCTATGAGTGTGTTCTGTGCAAAGCTAC gattGGACGTCATTCCAAGTCTCTGGACACAGAGCGCTTTGTGTGTGCATTCTGTGGGGGGAAGCTGGTCCTGAATCGGCCCACTCGGAAGGGTGGCACTCCTGCTAGAACACGTCTAACGCCCTTTGCAAAGCATGTAGAAGAAAACTATGGACTTACTAAGAGAGAGCAGCCTGGGCTGAGTCCTGCAGAAGTCATGCAGGAGCTCAGTgctgattttgctttaaaaactaGGCTTCAAGATTCCTTGTAA
- the GCNA gene encoding germ cell nuclear acidic protein isoform X1 codes for MGQYKRVSTSLLVPLSFVSWLQLAWPPVRAGAAAALRSLAPRAPHSCCRPRTSLQPPFLHAPCAGAEPRAGGPARCPGSAAGGRANFKAAGEGGGALVPSPFLWPGLALRGSALTVSFLCSRMRHGMGLHRSRDACRPAGRGEGRGERPAAATSPNGQCGAGPRFGGGASSSCDGGSCCGLASGGSSAGTESHALYVSSSSDDEFEMFLARMKTPKSVSKKAYVSLKDSIDDLDDFCLDLKVRKSPTKHGQKVLQTTKKCTPSGKKNSCCQELQYPEASSDTDDSVFVESDYQKQGVKDLKESQKGIKLPPPQNLRESISRGSPDLQPRRRERRCEKSTENKVPSVALQQSTKIESDSSDGEFESLIERIRKGSIPQKPILSTNKTVHQPSTRENNESPSEDGQTLKGKGVKTPRPRAISLQETPSRIMTSASIPRNKLVSSSQSAKKEGRLRVCSVPGCFLQDLSNPGSHYVTYFKKNKEELAWKLYCLYNSTIFDQKLPDKMEIIWNKKMRKTAGYCVTGQTEGPEAKRYARIELSEKVCDSADRLRDTLVHEACHAATWLINGVRDGHGRLWRYYANKSAVIHPELPVVARCHSYEINYKFIYECVLCKATIGRHSKSLDTERFVCAFCGGKLVLNRPTRKGGTPARTRLTPFAKHVEENYGLTKREQPGLSPAEVMQELSADFALKTRLQDSL; via the exons ATGGGTCAATACAAACGAGTATCAACCTCCCTCCTCGTGCCGTTGAGTTTTGTCTCCTGGTTGCAGTTGGCTTGGCCTCCCGTTCGTGCCGGGGCTGCGGCTGCTCTGCGCTCTCTGGCGCCGCGGGCGCCTCACTCGTGCTGCCGGCCTCGGACAAGCTTGCAGCCGCCGTTTCTCCACGCTCCGTGCGCAGGCGCAGAGCCGCGCGCAGGCGGCCCAGCCCGGTGCCCCGGAAGCGCTGCGGGCGGGCGCGCGAATTTTAAAGCGGCTGGAGAGGGCGGCGGTGCGTTGGTGCCTTCGCCTTTCCTCTGGCCGGGCCTGGCGCTGCGCGGCTCTGCCCTCACGGTCTCCTTCCTTTGCAGCAGGATGCGGCACGGGATGGGGCTGCACCGCAGCAGAGACGCCTGCAGGCCTGCTGGGCGCGGTGAGGGCCGCGGGGAGCGCCCAGCCGCTGCCACATCCCCAAACGGTCAGTGCGGGGCCGGGCCCCGCTTTGGCGGCGGCGCCTCCAGCTCCTGCGATGGCGGCTCCTGCTGTGGGTTGGCTTCGGGCGGCAGCAGCGCGGGGACAGAGAG CCATGCCCTGTACGTCTCTTCCAGCAGTGATGATGAATTTGAAATGT ttttagctAGAATGAAAACTCCAAAATCTGTTTCAAAAAAGGCATATGTGAG tttgaaGGACTCAATTGATGATTTGGATGATTTCTGCTTGGACTTGAAAGTGAGAAAAAGCCCAACAAAGCATG GACAGAAGGTTCTTCAGACCACAAAGAAGTGTACgccttctggaaagaaaaacagttgcTGTCAAGAACTGCAGTATCCAGAGGCTTCAAGTGACACTGATGATTCTGTCTTTGTAGAATCTGACTACCAAAAACAGGGAGTAAAAGATCTGAAAGAGAGTCAGAAGGGCATAAAACTCCCACCTCCACAAAATCTGAGAGAGTCAATCTCCAGAGGCAGTCCAGACTTGCAACccagaaggagagaaaggaggtgtgaaaaaagtacagaaaataaagtgCCATCTGTGGCATTACAACAAAGTACAAAGATAGAATCAGATAGCTCGGATGGTGAATTTGAATCATTAATAGAACGGATAAGGAAAGGAAGTATACCTCAAAAACCTATCTTAAGCACAAATAAAACTGTCCACCAACCAAGCACAAGAG AAAATAATGAGTCACCATCTGAAGATGGCCAGACTTTGAAAGGGAAGGGAGTCAAGACACCAAGGCCAAGGGCCATTTCACTTCAAGAAACACCTTCCAGGATAATGACTTCTGCAAGTATTCCTAGGAACAAATTGGTCAGTTCCTCACAGTCAGCAAAGAAAGAGGGAAG GCTCAGGGTGTGCTCAGTGCCTGGCTGTTTCTTGCAAGATCTCTCAAATCCAGGTTCCCATTATGTGacatatttcaagaaaaataaagaggagcTGGCATGGAAACTCTACTGTCTGTATAATAGCACCATCTTTGACCAGAAG ttaccagacaaaatggaaataatctggaataagaaaatgagaaaaacagcagGATATTGTGTAACTGGGCAGACAGAAGGTCCTGAAGCAAAGCGTTACGCTCGCATAGAACTTTCTGAGAAGGTCTGTGACTCTGCAG ATCGTCTTCGAGACACGCTAGTTCATGAAGCTTGCCATGCAGCCACCTGGCTGATCAATGGTGTTCGTGATGGACATGGACGATTATGGAGATACTATGCCAATAAATCAGCTGTGATTCATCCAGAACTGCCAGTAGTAGCACGTTGCCACAGCTATGAGATTAATTACAAATTCATCTATGAGTGTGTTCTGTGCAAAGCTAC gattGGACGTCATTCCAAGTCTCTGGACACAGAGCGCTTTGTGTGTGCATTCTGTGGGGGGAAGCTGGTCCTGAATCGGCCCACTCGGAAGGGTGGCACTCCTGCTAGAACACGTCTAACGCCCTTTGCAAAGCATGTAGAAGAAAACTATGGACTTACTAAGAGAGAGCAGCCTGGGCTGAGTCCTGCAGAAGTCATGCAGGAGCTCAGTgctgattttgctttaaaaactaGGCTTCAAGATTCCTTGTAA
- the GCNA gene encoding germ cell nuclear acidic protein isoform X4: protein MKTPKSVSKKAYVSLKDSIDDLDDFCLDLKVRKSPTKHGQKVLQTTKKCTPSGKKNSCCQELQYPEASSDTDDSVFVESDYQKQGVKDLKESQKGIKLPPPQNLRESISRGSPDLQPRRRERRCEKSTENKVPSVALQQSTKIESDSSDGEFESLIERIRKGSIPQKPILSTNKTVHQPSTRENNESPSEDGQTLKGKGVKTPRPRAISLQETPSRIMTSASIPRNKLVSSSQSAKKEGRLRVCSVPGCFLQDLSNPGSHYVTYFKKNKEELAWKLYCLYNSTIFDQKLPDKMEIIWNKKMRKTAGYCVTGQTEGPEAKRYARIELSEKVCDSADRLRDTLVHEACHAATWLINGVRDGHGRLWRYYANKSAVIHPELPVVARCHSYEINYKFIYECVLCKATIGRHSKSLDTERFVCAFCGGKLVLNRPTRKGGTPARTRLTPFAKHVEENYGLTKREQPGLSPAEVMQELSADFALKTRLQDSL from the exons ATGAAAACTCCAAAATCTGTTTCAAAAAAGGCATATGTGAG tttgaaGGACTCAATTGATGATTTGGATGATTTCTGCTTGGACTTGAAAGTGAGAAAAAGCCCAACAAAGCATG GACAGAAGGTTCTTCAGACCACAAAGAAGTGTACgccttctggaaagaaaaacagttgcTGTCAAGAACTGCAGTATCCAGAGGCTTCAAGTGACACTGATGATTCTGTCTTTGTAGAATCTGACTACCAAAAACAGGGAGTAAAAGATCTGAAAGAGAGTCAGAAGGGCATAAAACTCCCACCTCCACAAAATCTGAGAGAGTCAATCTCCAGAGGCAGTCCAGACTTGCAACccagaaggagagaaaggaggtgtgaaaaaagtacagaaaataaagtgCCATCTGTGGCATTACAACAAAGTACAAAGATAGAATCAGATAGCTCGGATGGTGAATTTGAATCATTAATAGAACGGATAAGGAAAGGAAGTATACCTCAAAAACCTATCTTAAGCACAAATAAAACTGTCCACCAACCAAGCACAAGAG AAAATAATGAGTCACCATCTGAAGATGGCCAGACTTTGAAAGGGAAGGGAGTCAAGACACCAAGGCCAAGGGCCATTTCACTTCAAGAAACACCTTCCAGGATAATGACTTCTGCAAGTATTCCTAGGAACAAATTGGTCAGTTCCTCACAGTCAGCAAAGAAAGAGGGAAG GCTCAGGGTGTGCTCAGTGCCTGGCTGTTTCTTGCAAGATCTCTCAAATCCAGGTTCCCATTATGTGacatatttcaagaaaaataaagaggagcTGGCATGGAAACTCTACTGTCTGTATAATAGCACCATCTTTGACCAGAAG ttaccagacaaaatggaaataatctggaataagaaaatgagaaaaacagcagGATATTGTGTAACTGGGCAGACAGAAGGTCCTGAAGCAAAGCGTTACGCTCGCATAGAACTTTCTGAGAAGGTCTGTGACTCTGCAG ATCGTCTTCGAGACACGCTAGTTCATGAAGCTTGCCATGCAGCCACCTGGCTGATCAATGGTGTTCGTGATGGACATGGACGATTATGGAGATACTATGCCAATAAATCAGCTGTGATTCATCCAGAACTGCCAGTAGTAGCACGTTGCCACAGCTATGAGATTAATTACAAATTCATCTATGAGTGTGTTCTGTGCAAAGCTAC gattGGACGTCATTCCAAGTCTCTGGACACAGAGCGCTTTGTGTGTGCATTCTGTGGGGGGAAGCTGGTCCTGAATCGGCCCACTCGGAAGGGTGGCACTCCTGCTAGAACACGTCTAACGCCCTTTGCAAAGCATGTAGAAGAAAACTATGGACTTACTAAGAGAGAGCAGCCTGGGCTGAGTCCTGCAGAAGTCATGCAGGAGCTCAGTgctgattttgctttaaaaactaGGCTTCAAGATTCCTTGTAA
- the GCNA gene encoding germ cell nuclear acidic protein isoform X3, whose protein sequence is MGQYKRVSTSLLVPLSFVSWLQLAWPPVRAGAAAALRSLAPRAPHSCCRPRTSLQPPFLHAPCAGAEPRAGGPARCPGSAAGGRANFKAAGEGGGALVPSPFLWPGLALRGSALTVSFLCSRMRHGMGLHRSRDACRPAGRGEGRGERPAAATSPNGQCGAGPRFGGGASSSCDGGSCCGLASGGSSAGTESHALYVSSSSDDEFEMFLARMKTPKSVSKKAYVSLKDSIDDLDDFCLDLKVRKSPTKHGQKVLQTTKKCTPSGKKNSCCQELQYPEASSDTDDSVFVESDYQKQGVKDLKESQKGIKLPPPQNLRESISRGSPDLQPRRRERRCEKSTENKVPSVALQQSTKIESDSSDGEFESLIERIRKGSIPQKPILSTNKTVHQPSTRENNESPSEDGQTLKGKGVKTPRPRAISLQETPSRIMTSASIPRNKLVSSSQSAKKEGRLRVCSVPGCFLQDLSNPGSHYVTYFKKNKEELAWKLYCLYNSTIFDQKLPDKMEIIWNKKMRKTAGYCVTGQTEGPEAKRYARIELSEKVCDSAGLDVIPSLWTQSALCVHSVGGSWS, encoded by the exons ATGGGTCAATACAAACGAGTATCAACCTCCCTCCTCGTGCCGTTGAGTTTTGTCTCCTGGTTGCAGTTGGCTTGGCCTCCCGTTCGTGCCGGGGCTGCGGCTGCTCTGCGCTCTCTGGCGCCGCGGGCGCCTCACTCGTGCTGCCGGCCTCGGACAAGCTTGCAGCCGCCGTTTCTCCACGCTCCGTGCGCAGGCGCAGAGCCGCGCGCAGGCGGCCCAGCCCGGTGCCCCGGAAGCGCTGCGGGCGGGCGCGCGAATTTTAAAGCGGCTGGAGAGGGCGGCGGTGCGTTGGTGCCTTCGCCTTTCCTCTGGCCGGGCCTGGCGCTGCGCGGCTCTGCCCTCACGGTCTCCTTCCTTTGCAGCAGGATGCGGCACGGGATGGGGCTGCACCGCAGCAGAGACGCCTGCAGGCCTGCTGGGCGCGGTGAGGGCCGCGGGGAGCGCCCAGCCGCTGCCACATCCCCAAACGGTCAGTGCGGGGCCGGGCCCCGCTTTGGCGGCGGCGCCTCCAGCTCCTGCGATGGCGGCTCCTGCTGTGGGTTGGCTTCGGGCGGCAGCAGCGCGGGGACAGAGAG CCATGCCCTGTACGTCTCTTCCAGCAGTGATGATGAATTTGAAATGT ttttagctAGAATGAAAACTCCAAAATCTGTTTCAAAAAAGGCATATGTGAG tttgaaGGACTCAATTGATGATTTGGATGATTTCTGCTTGGACTTGAAAGTGAGAAAAAGCCCAACAAAGCATG GACAGAAGGTTCTTCAGACCACAAAGAAGTGTACgccttctggaaagaaaaacagttgcTGTCAAGAACTGCAGTATCCAGAGGCTTCAAGTGACACTGATGATTCTGTCTTTGTAGAATCTGACTACCAAAAACAGGGAGTAAAAGATCTGAAAGAGAGTCAGAAGGGCATAAAACTCCCACCTCCACAAAATCTGAGAGAGTCAATCTCCAGAGGCAGTCCAGACTTGCAACccagaaggagagaaaggaggtgtgaaaaaagtacagaaaataaagtgCCATCTGTGGCATTACAACAAAGTACAAAGATAGAATCAGATAGCTCGGATGGTGAATTTGAATCATTAATAGAACGGATAAGGAAAGGAAGTATACCTCAAAAACCTATCTTAAGCACAAATAAAACTGTCCACCAACCAAGCACAAGAG AAAATAATGAGTCACCATCTGAAGATGGCCAGACTTTGAAAGGGAAGGGAGTCAAGACACCAAGGCCAAGGGCCATTTCACTTCAAGAAACACCTTCCAGGATAATGACTTCTGCAAGTATTCCTAGGAACAAATTGGTCAGTTCCTCACAGTCAGCAAAGAAAGAGGGAAG GCTCAGGGTGTGCTCAGTGCCTGGCTGTTTCTTGCAAGATCTCTCAAATCCAGGTTCCCATTATGTGacatatttcaagaaaaataaagaggagcTGGCATGGAAACTCTACTGTCTGTATAATAGCACCATCTTTGACCAGAAG ttaccagacaaaatggaaataatctggaataagaaaatgagaaaaacagcagGATATTGTGTAACTGGGCAGACAGAAGGTCCTGAAGCAAAGCGTTACGCTCGCATAGAACTTTCTGAGAAGGTCTGTGACTCTGCAG gattGGACGTCATTCCAAGTCTCTGGACACAGAGCGCTTTGTGTGTGCATTCTGTGGGGGGAAGCTGGTCCTGA